CTTTGTGACTTACTGTGGTCCGATCCTGATAAGGACGTAAATGGATGGGGCGAGAACGATCGCGGCGTTTCTTTCACTTTCGGCTCGGATATTGTTTCCAAGTTTCTCGGTCGACACGACCTTGATCTAATATGTCGAGCGCATCAAGTAAAATcactgtttttttgtagctaTTTTTTCCTGCATTTGATTGGCTTCTTTAGGTTGTAGAAGATGGGTACGAATTTTTTGCCAAGCGGCAATTGGTTACGCTATTCTCCGCGCCGAATTATTGCGGGGAATTTGACAATGCCGGTGGCATGATGAGTGTGGATGAGACGCTAATGTGCTCATTTCAggtaaaaaatatatatatctcCTCGTTTTGTGACCTAGTAGAGTGCATATTCTTTTTATAGATTCTGAAGCCGtcggaaaagaaaacgaagtaTCAATACGGCGGTTTGAATTCGGGTCGGCCTGTGACGCCGCCGAGAGGCCAGCAGAACAAAGGGAAAAAGAAGTGACGCGACTCTGTCAGGTGCTTTGATGGTTTTAAATTAGCTGTAGCTCGAAAAAAATGGGTGGTTGGGGGGATTGTATGTACTGTATCTGCTGAAAGCGTTTGTCTAACTGAACTGCCTCCCCttctctctcgctctctgTCGTTCGTACGTACCTATACGTCAGCTCAATTTTGGTGaattaaaatatttagtAAGATTTCGTTTGGGCTTTATAAAactgttcttcttcttgcgaATTAATTAGTTTCCTTTTTAAACTATTGGCAGTATTCCAACAATGTTGTAAAACGCTACAAGATACTTGCTTTAAGATTGATATAGGGAAATAGTGGGAGTGGCACTTACACTGTAAATAGTAAAGACACAAGCACGACTCCTGacatgaagaaaaagcagaagCCGTGCGGATTAAGCAGGGACCTCGTAGCCGGGTACAAATTATTATAGATGACTGTGGCAAGTAGTCCACAGGCCGCCTCCACGCACGCAACTCCCGAAAACAGAGCTCCTAGGGGAGAGTAAAGATACCAAAGCCCCTGATGCATATTTTAGTTTACCTTGATTATCTTTCCCGACCATTTGAGACATTAGAGATCGTAGACAAGGTACTACGAGTCCTCTTAGCATAGTCACTATGGGAACTGCGGGAAATACGGTAACAGGTtatttgatgacgtagatGCGAGACTTGTCACTTTACCTAGGTACATCATCATCCACGTGTGACTAGAGAAGCCTAAGACAATGAGCCCGCTTGCTCCGGATATCAAGCCAGCGTAGATGATCGGGAAATCTTCCACGTGAAAATGACGCTTCGCGACGGGCAATATTACTAGTGCTGCCACGCCGTACATTGCCAGtttgaaggcgaagaagTATCCCAACGTATCCGATGCCCAGCACAGCGGAAAATCGTACGCAAAcagaacgatgacgtcaatcattCCGGCAAAATTAATCGATAGAAGAGCGAAGATCGTCACGCCAAGGATAAGTGGATAGAAGAGTCGGCTTCGATCTTTATCCCAAAAGAGACGAGCAGATGTGATGAGACTGTCGCAAGAACAGAAAAGACTTCTAcataatgacgtcgtttctcgcTCCGTTCGAGTTTCCGGCAAATAGAGGATCGTGTAGAGAACGATGAATATTCCGGCGGCGACTATGCACCAGAAAGCCGGAGCGTAATTGCCGGATTTGATCCATAGACCGCCGATTAGATTTCCCATGCAGCCACCTAAATATGTCATTGATTCGAGAATTCCGATTCGCAAAGTGCGATTTTCGTGAGTCGTTATATCTGCCATGTAGGCGAACGTTGCCATGAGAAACGTCGCGTAACCGCCGAGAAAACTCGAGCCGATTTGCCCAATGAGCAAATACGAAACCGGTAAATTTCTGTACCAGACGATCAGTACGACAGCGGCATTCAAAGCGATACCAACAGCCGGGAGACagagaacgagacgacgacccGTCTTATCCGACCACGCGCCGAACGCCAATGCAGCGACGATAGCGGGAATGCTGTTCGCTAGGTTGATGTAGAGAAGCCAGCGTGATGTTTCGTCTTCCACTGCTTTCTGAACgagtgacgtcgaattgatgCAGCTACTGTGTACCGAAGTGTTCGCGTGGTTGTCGCTGCTgcagttcttctcttcgtatACTTTGCTGTAGACGAGTTGCTGTATCAGAGGCGTGCTCATGAACTTGGCGAATTGGTAGACGAACAGGATCGTCTCGACGGTGACAAtccgacgaagagaaggcaTAGCTCTGACCCGGATTTGCAACAAGGTACGGGTTTCGCTACGCTATTGACTTCAACTTCCAAAATGTCGGGCAAAGATCGCATTGCTATATTTCCATCTCGGGCGTAAGCGCTTCTCGTATCATCGCGTTTGGGGAGCTAGGCATTCGGTGCAATTTAGCGCGATGACGCTGATGAAAAGCCGACTCAAAGGGGCCCAAAAAGGACACAGCTTgctaaagaagaaagcggaCGCGTTGATGCTGCGATTTCGACAGATCTTAGCAAAGATCATAGAGGTGCGCACGTCTCTAAAAACGCCTCTTCTctaaatcgtcgtctttagaCGAAAATGCTCATGGGTGACGTCATGAAGGAAGCGTCCTTCTCATTGGCCGAAGCCACCTATTCCGCGGGAGACTTTAGGTCCTCGCGAACGAGAAAGCATTTTTTGATCGTTTTCTAATTGGATTCACTTAGCCTCGGGGTTCTACAGAACGTCGACAAAGCTCAGACGAAAGTCAAGTCTCGAAAGGACAATGTAGCGGGTACAGTGTAGCTAGCACCTTAGCCTTTATGAGACGGATCTCATTCTCGTTTCAGGCGTGTCACTTCCTATTTTTGAGTGCGTCTCTGAGGGAACAGATAGTAaagggttttttttttgaagcgTTCTGCTTGCCTACGTCATATTTCTGTAGCTTACGAGTTGACTGGTTTGTCACGTGGTGGCCGGCAGGTGACTCATTGCAAGGAACTCTTTGGAAAGGCAGTGACTCTTCTGGTGGAACTAGCTTCATTGCAGGTCAATAAACAAAGTATTTTGGTAGGAATTCCTAATGTCTGTATTCCGTAGACGTCTTTTATCACATTGGATGAAGTGATAAAGATTACGAATCGTCGTGTCAATGCAATTGAGCATGGTATGATGCATGGGGGCTGGGGAATATTTTGAGGGAAAATGCGTAGCGGATTTTTGGCACCTTTGACGTCTAATGCAATTAGAAGTGTATCAGATCCTCGCCAGCTCTTTAGATCCTTGTGCGTGATACCTCTTTACTTTGTTGCTGCACCGCCCAGTTCATTTAGGAACACATTTAGGAGATATTGCACCCAAGTGCTTcatttatgtattttttaGTCATTATTCCTCGTATTGAGAGGACGATTAGCTACATTACAACGGAGCTCgatgagagagagagggaagAGTTTTACCGACTCAAGAAAATacaggaaaagaagaagaagatgcgAGACGCTGACGAGgctgaaaaattgaagcgGCAAGCATTGGGAGAAAGAATAGGTATGAAAGGGGTGGCACTATTAGCGGAATAATAGGAAAATATGTAATTTTGCTTAGAGGCAAGAAATCttttggaagaaagagaTCCAGATCTTTTGTTCTAGCACTCAAGACCCCTTTGGATATCACGCGTGTAAATTTTGATGGAAAATATTCACTCGTTGTTGTCATGATCACGACAGGGATCCGGGCATTGGCCGGGAACTCCGACTTTCTCTCAAATGTCGTTCAAGAACGTCTCTCCATTCGCCAGCGTTCTCGCCACGGCGCCGTCTCACTGCGTAGTCGACCAGacggacgtcgccgacgaagtcgaagcggcgaaacgCGCCCTGGAAGACGACatcgccttcgacgacgatttcgaagcgACAGaagcgacgcgcgacgacgcagacATCGACGAACGATCGCCAGCGCTCAACGCGAGcatttcgttctcgtcgcacGCGTCGCTGACGCGCAATCGCGACGCAATCGCCggattcgacgaaacgaaaggcGACACATGGATCTATCCTACAAATCTTCCCCTTCGCGACTACCAGTTCAATATCGCCCAAAAGGCGCTCTACAACAACACGCTCGTCTGTCTGCCGACGGGATTGGGAAAGACGTTCATCGCCGCCGTTCTGATGTATAATTTCTATCGTTGGTATCCGGGAGGGCGAATCGTTTTCATGGCGCCCACGAAGCCGCTCGTCGCGCAGCAGATCGAGGCTTGTTTCAAGGTGATGGGAATTCCTCAGTCGGACATGTCCGAGATGACAGGTACAAGAGaaatgaataaaaaattgactttaTTTGAATATTTTGCATCTAGGTCACATGGCACCTCCGAAACGGGAGTTGGAGTGGCGTGAAAAgagagttttctttctgacgCCTCAGGTGATTCAGAATGATTTGAGTAGAGGAAGTTGTCCAGCTGATAGCATCGTCTGTCTGGTGGTGGATGAGGCCCACAGAGCGTTAGGAAATCACGCCTATTCACAGGTGAATAAGAAAACACGAGAGAAGAGATGAGGTGAGAATAGACGGGATCTTAGGTCGTACGTGAATTGAGCAAAGTGACGACGGATTTTCGAGTCTTGGCTCTGAGTGCGACGCCCGGGGATAACGGCACAGTAAAGCGAGTCaatagaaataaagattttTTGATATTATTTACGATTTAGGCTGTTCAAGAAGTGATCACCAATCTAATGATATCTCACGTGGAAATTCGCTCGGAACAAGCAATCGATATTCGACCTTACGTACACAAGCGAAAAGAGGAAAAATTCGTGATTCCAATCGGAGAAGAACTCGGTCGAATCAAGCGGAAATATCTAGATGTACAAATTCataagaaaaaagcgaaagaaaacgaatcttTTATATTAGATTATTGCTGTTCCCGTGACGCGACTTTGCAACAACGGCGCTCTCTACAACCGAAACCCCGACTCCTTATGCAAATTCGGCGTCTTCAAAGCCCGAGAAGGCTTTCGCAAGCGCCTGGGAACCGAACCCCCAAACTCCATTCTcgtaagaaacaaaaaaaggaaatcctCATATTTTTTTGAGGTCGTTTTCTAGGCGCGGCATCGCGGCatcgtcgaaggcgacttCGCTCTCGCCATCACCTTGTATCACGGTCTCGAACTTCTTCTCCAACACGGACTTCGTTCTTTTTATCATTTTATGAAGAGTGCCGTCGACGGGACGAAAggcgcgacgaaagcgcgCTTCGAGTTGCTCGGCAACGCGTCGTTTCAAGCGATCATGCACGAATTGCGCGATAAATTCGATCcctgcgacgacgtcaaaatgtcGCCGTCAACATTTATGACGTCGGGAAAAAAGCCGAAAgacgggcgacgacgcgcactATCGGCCGATGTTCTCGCATCCAGTCAtccaaaattaaaaaaattattagaaaTCGTATTGGAGCATTTCAAGAGCAAAggcgattcgacgcgcgTCATGGTCTTCTCCCAGTATCGCGAGAGCGTGCACGAGATCACCGAAGTCTTGTCCCAACACGCGCCTATCGTCAAACCGATGTCGTTTATCGGTCAGGCGTCGACGGGAAAATCAAATCGCGGTCTAACCCAAAAGGAACAAATAGAAGTAAGAGAAACATAGAATAATATAAGGAGATATGTATATTTCTATAATTATATAACCCAACGCTCCGTTTGTTAGTACTACTAGTGAGCCAGATGCATGTATGACTAATATCTTTTATTTGGCGCTACTTAGGTCGTTCGGAGTTTTCGTCAGGGTGGCTATAATACGCTCGTAGCGACGTGCGTCGGGGAAGAGGGTCTCGACATAGGGGAGGTTGATTTGATTGTCTGTTTCGACGCGCACGCGTCGCCTATTCGTCTCGTTCAGCGAATCGGGCGAACGGGACGAAAGCGAGACGGTCGCATCGTCATCTTGGTGACGGAAGGAAAAGAGGAGAAAGTAAGagcaaagaaataattttttttattaatcgATTCTTGTTCAGATTTCAAAGCGAAGTGAACGGAATAAGAAGGATATTTATAAATATATTAGCGACGCTTCGCGATGGCTTCAACTCTATTCGCGCAATCCGCGCATGGTTCCGCGTCACTTTCGTCCCGTCGTGCGCAAAGTCGAAAtgaacgtcgccgatttcgtgAATTTgcacgcgacgcgacgaaaacgaaaagcgtTGCCGCCAATCGAAAACGATTCCGACGGTTTTCCGTCCGTCgcgatggcgacggcgacggcgagcaaACGAAAGCcaaaatcgccttttttgacgtcagacgaATTGGTTTCGTGGTCGAAGAATTACATGGTGTCGGCGAAGGAAGCGACAACGATTGCGAAGACGGTGGAAGGCACGCTGAAACGCGATCGTCCTTTAGTGTGTTTaacgaagaaaggagacgaggCTGGGTTCAGTGGGAGCAGCGCCTACGCCGAGGATCAAGCGACGTATAGTCCCGTCTTTCGCGTGAGTCATTCGCGCACGTCGGAGCAGCTCGTCGAAATGATGCAGTTCGCCGACGAGTGTCGTTCGTGGGAGGAGAACGGCTACGATCCGTACGCTATGGAAATGGCCGCTTATTTGAATatagacgacgtcgtcatcgcgacgacggcgacgacgaaaaaaaaggcgaaaggaaatcgtcttctcgacagcgacgatgacgtcgtcgagagaaagacgacggagGGAATTCTTAGTGATAGTGAGGAGGAGATTGTCGCCGgggtgccgccgccgtcttcgcttCGTGAGCCCGGTGACGCGAAGGAGACGGGATCCGTCTCGATTCCGGCGCCGCCGTCTGTGGACGAGGCTCTCGCTTGGCTGCAAAGTCAAAAGCCGGAGATTTCAGATGTCTCGCGTCGAGTGATCGCGGAGAcggacgatgaagaagacgatacGCCTGTGGTTGtaggaaagaagaaacgaaacgtttttctgagTCCCGAAAGCGAGAGTTCGCTTGTAAAAGTTTCCAAACGAAAACGTCTCGTCGcatcgagcgacgacgacgatagctTCGACGACATCGCGAAACGACCcaagaagaggaaaacgaaggagagaCTTTTTATCGACactgacgacgatgaggacATATTCGAAGATCGCGGCAGAGCGAAATCGACTAAAAAACCCGTCAAAATTAATGAATTTATCGAAGACGAAGCCCAATTGTCGGACTGCGACGCAATTGTCGTCTCGtcggacgaaaacgaagacgagacggccgtcgacgacagTTTCAtcaacgacgagacgcttcCATCgcaggagagagagaaagacgggCCGAGTCCCGCTAGCATGACAACCGTCTACAGAAAAAGTCTTCTCAGTCCGTCTTGCCGTCTCGCGACGATGGGAAACGCGTACAAAATGCGCTTCAGTCCGCGTCATCAGCTCTACGGCAAACAGGACGGCGTCGACTTGCGCTACACCGGCAACGATCTCGATTCGTCCTTTATCGACGATCGGAGTTCGTTCGgcgaagcggaagaagaTAATCGCTTTGAAATTTCCGAGGAGGGCGAAAGCGAACAAGGAACGCCTCGGCGTCTCGTGACGGCTCGGAGACGCGTGCTGCGACCGTTGGACACGTCGAGCGAGCTggacgtttcgtcgaagtcgactCAACCCcagaacgacgccgatgcgacggcaacggcggcgtttgggtttgacgacgacttcgacgacgatttggacgCTCACCTGCAGCGATTGTCCGAGGAGGAGTTGACCggcggtggtggtggtggtgccGTCGTCATTAGAGCGAGTACGCCGAAAGTTCAAAAAGTAGCTGAAGTCAAAACGAAGTCACCGGCGCTAGTCGAAGTAAGGAATCGATGCTTTTGCGTTTGAACGTCCTTTGGAGCTCTTTTTTTGAGTAGAAAAAGGCTCGAAATGCTGTTCTTGTTGATTCGAAgactgcgtcgtcgtcttctgtgGTCGAGTCGCTTTGTATGGGGGGTTTTTCTCTTGGGTAAATTGGTCTCTATAGATCGTTTCGGCGTTGCGCTTGACGCACGGGGTCGATTTGCGCGTCTGTTCGATTTCCCATTGCGATTTTATTGTCAGCAATCGAATGGGCGTCAAGAAAGTTTTTCGCTCGGGTACGATCgttgtttatttttcttcgcgaatgATTCTCCTTGTTTTAGACTTTGCGAAGGGAGGCAAGGCGACAAGGCTAATCGATCAGATTAAGACGATGTTCGAGTTCTTTGATCGTCCGTGTTTGATAATagagagagatagagaaaaggcgaaaactGTCGGACAAAACCAGTAAGCGTTTTGATCTGTTTTGAGACCGGATTTATCCAGTATTTAGAAACGGCCACATGAATTCGAATTTGGCTTGTTTTGTGCAGACAAACATGAAGATTTTATTCAGTGACAGTCCAGGTAATAAGCGAATTAAAAAACCTGTTTTGAAAATTAATGCTTCTACGTCAGAAATGACAGCGTCGCTTTTGAATGATTTGGCTGGTGtggagaaagcaaaaaatgcTGGATTTCATTTACCTGATGATCTCAATCAAGATACGTGCAAACCGGTAAGCGAGACTCTTTTGCATATCCAAATACCGGCACTTCTTTCTTAGGCATTCAAATTCCTTCTATCTATTCCCCAAATTAGTTTTATAACGGCTGCAGATCTTTATTACAGTTTCAGTTCTCTTGATGAGATAATTAGAAGGTAGACACtctaaattttttttaaatctTACTCTCCTTTCTTTAGCACTTCTGATGAGTTGGTAAAACGCGCACATAATCTGTCAAAGAATCGTGCTGATTCCATTATAAAATATTTTACGTATACGTTTGATTCAAGTATGTTGCATGGCAGATGATGtattattaaaaaaattgctgcAATTAAAAAATAGTTCATTTTTCCTAGAAGCTTTTGCACATCGCGCGTCGCCGGaggaacaaagaaaagtcgaGTGCGCACGCTCCTTGTTATTTCTTGTCCGGGTTATCAATGGACTCCGAACTTTCTAGCAAACAGCTGACAACAACGGATCAAAACCAATCCGAATGCGTGTTAACGTTAGAAGAGATGTACGAAGTAGCCGTTAACCACTACAAACAAGGTGAGGCCTCTTTCGAGGACTCAAAATGCCactttgaaaagaaacgttACGCTGAGCAGTCAGAAACGATTTGGCCGTATCGTACGAAGATCGAATGAATCTAGTCGCATATTGGCGTCAAGTAACACGCGGAAAATGGGAGGCAAGCaaaacgaaagacgtcggatatttcgacgtcatcggaaACGATAGAATGTAAGTAAAACGCGTATCGCCAGAACGAAAAGTCATCGTTTGAACGCTTAGAAAAGCTTGGCGAGCGTTGGGCGACATGGGAACGGAAGAGGCGCAgcagaaattcgtcgacaCGCTGACTATTTGTTCGGCTCAGCTTCAGGGATTGATGCTCGAacgaaaaacggcgaagGAGGAGACGAAGCGACGGGAGAGAGAGGCGAGGGAGCGCGAGGAACGAGAGAGACGCGAACGCGAGGAACGAGAACGAatggaggaggaagagagacgaagaaaagaagaagaggaaaggtaagggagagagagagagaaaagaggagATTTAAACAGTTAGAGATCACTCAATGCTTTGGGACCTTATAGGGTTCTAAAGCATTGAGTGGATCCCTattaaaaatgaaatgaGACTACCTACAGTCTATTCACTTTCACTTCGAACTCCGAGAATCGTTAATAACTTTTTTGTATAATCGTATTACTTTACACATCACATATCATCCTAAAAGTCTGTTTTATGCTCTGAGGTACTATAAGACATCCTACTATGTATAAAGTACAGTGTAGGGCAGCTAGGGCAGAGTTCGAAGTGAGAGTGAATAGACTATAGGTACAGTACTGAAATTATACTAGTGTCTCACTTATCTAGG
This sequence is a window from Oscarella lobularis chromosome 7, ooOscLobu1.1, whole genome shotgun sequence. Protein-coding genes within it:
- the LOC136189593 gene encoding proton-coupled folate transporter-like, whose amino-acid sequence is MPSLRRIVTVETILFVYQFAKFMSTPLIQQLVYSKVYEEKNCSSDNHANTSVHSSCINSTSLVQKAVEDETSRWLLYINLANSIPAIVAALAFGAWSDKTGRRLVLCLPAVGIALNAAVVLIVWYRNLPVSYLLIGQIGSSFLGGYATFLMATFAYMADITTHENRTLRIGILESMTYLGGCMGNLIGGLWIKSGNYAPAFWCIVAAGIFIVLYTILYLPETRTERETTSLCRSLFCSCDSLITSARLFWDKDRSRLFYPLILGVTIFALLSINFAGMIDVIVLFAYDFPLCWASDTLGYFFAFKLAMYGVAALVILPVAKRHFHVEDFPIIYAGLISGASGLIVLGFSSHTWMMMYLVPIVTMLRGLVVPCLRSLMSQMVGKDNQGALFSGVACVEAACGLLATVIYNNLYPATRSLLNPHGFCFFFMSGVVLVSLLFTVVLQHCWNTANSLKRKLINSQEEEQFYKAQTKSY
- the LOC136189596 gene encoding V-type proton ATPase subunit D-like encodes the protein MSGKDRIAIFPSRAAMTLMKSRLKGAQKGHSLLKKKADALMLRFRQILAKIIETKMLMGDVMKEASFSLAEATYSAGDFSLGVLQNVDKAQTKVKSRKDNVAGVSLPIFECVSEGTDTYELTGLSRGGRQVTHCKELFGKAVTLLVELASLQTSFITLDEVIKITNRRVNAIEHVIIPRIERTISYITTELDEREREEFYRLKKIQEKKKKMRDADEAEKLKRQALGERIEARNLLEERDPDLLF
- the LOC136189591 gene encoding uncharacterized protein, yielding MSFKNVSPFASVLATAPSHCVVDQTDVADEVEAAKRALEDDIAFDDDFEATEATRDDADIDERSPALNASISFSSHASLTRNRDAIAGFDETKGDTWIYPTNLPLRDYQFNIAQKALYNNTLVCLPTGLGKTFIAAVLMYNFYRWYPGGRIVFMAPTKPLVAQQIEACFKVMGIPQSDMSEMTGHMAPPKRELEWREKRVFFLTPQVIQNDLSRGSCPADSIVCLVVDEAHRALGNHAYSQVVRELSKVTTDFRVLALSATPGDNGTAVQEVITNLMISHVEIRSEQAIDIRPYVHKRKEEKFVIPIGEELGRIKRKYLDIIAVPVTRLCNNGALYNRNPDSLCKFGVFKAREGFRKRLGTEPPNSILARHRGIVEGDFALAITLYHGLELLLQHGLRSFYHFMKSAVDGTKGATKARFELLGNASFQAIMHELRDKFDPCDDVKMSPSTFMTSGKKPKDGRRRALSADVLASSHPKLKKLLEIVLEHFKSKGDSTRVMVFSQYRESVHEITEVLSQHAPIVKPMSFIGQASTGKSNRGLTQKEQIEVVRSFRQGGYNTLVATCVGEEGLDIGEVDLIVCFDAHASPIRLVQRIGRTGRKRDGRIVILVTEGKEEKISKRSERNKKDIYKYISDASRWLQLYSRNPRMVPRHFRPVVRKVEMNVADFVNLHATRRKRKALPPIENDSDGFPSVAMATATASKRKPKSPFLTSDELVSWSKNYMVSAKEATTIAKTVEGTLKRDRPLVCLTKKGDEAGFSGSSAYAEDQATYSPVFRVSHSRTSEQLVEMMQFADECRSWEENGYDPYAMEMAAYLNIDDVVIATTATTKKKAKGNRLLDSDDDVVERKTTEGILSDSEEEIVAGVPPPSSLREPGDAKETGSVSIPAPPSVDEALAWLQSQKPEISDVSRRVIAETDDEEDDTPVVVGKKKRNVFLSPESESSLVKVSKRKRLVASSDDDDSFDDIAKRPKKRKTKERLFIDTDDDEDIFEDRGRAKSTKKPVKINEFIEDEAQLSDCDAIVVSSDENEDETAVDDSFINDETLPSQEREKDGPSPASMTTVYRKSLLSPSCRLATMGNAYKMRFSPRHQLYGKQDGVDLRYTGNDLDSSFIDDRSSFGEAEEDNRFEISEEGESEQGTPRRLVTARRRVLRPLDTSSELDVSSKSTQPQNDADATATAAFGFDDDFDDDLDAHLQRLSEEELTGGGGGGAVVIRASTPKVQKVAEVKTKSPALVEKKARNAVLVDSKTASSSSVIVSALRLTHGVDLRVCSISHCDFIVSNRMGVKKVFRSDFAKGGKATRLIDQIKTMFEFFDRPCLIIERDREKAKTVGQNQNGHMNSNLACFVQTNMKILFSDSPEMTASLLNDLAGVEKAKNAGFHLPDDLNQDTCKPAFKFLLSIPQISFITAADLYYSFSSLDEIIRSTSDELVKRAHNLSKNRADSIIKYFTYTFDSSMLHGR